In Nothobranchius furzeri strain GRZ-AD chromosome 18, NfurGRZ-RIMD1, whole genome shotgun sequence, a single genomic region encodes these proteins:
- the LOC107392247 gene encoding antimicrobial peptide NK-lysin has protein sequence METSSVLLLCILVTCSVWTVQGRSFEVSINEEEQVDASGEAQIPGICWGCKWALKKVKNAIGQNATSESIIKKLKTVCDQMGLLKSKCHKFVTSHLGELVEEMTTTDDVRTICVNTGACKAKDQDQPFSSDTLWP, from the exons ATGGAAACCTCTTCAGTCCTCCTTCTCTGCATCCTGGTCACCTGCTCAG TCTGGACAGTCCAGGGGAGAAGCTTTGAGGTCAGCATTAATGAGGAGGAGCAGGTGGATGCCTCTGGGGAAGCACAA ATTCCAGGAATTTGTTGGGGATGCAAGTGGGCTCTGAAGAAGGTGAAGAACGCCATCGGACAAAACGCCACCTCAGAG AGCATAATAAAGAAGCTGAAGACTGTCTGTGATCAAATGGGACTCCTGAAATCTAAGTGTCACAAGTTTGTGACCTCCCACCTGGGGGAGCTGGTGGAGGAGATGACCACCACTGACGATGTGAGGACGATCTGCGTCAACACAGGGGCGTGCAA AGCAAAAGATCAGGACCAGCCTTTCTCCTCTGACACCCTATGGCCATAA